One part of the Plasmodium berghei ANKA genome assembly, chromosome: 2 genome encodes these proteins:
- a CDS encoding apicomplexan amino acid transporter ApiAT9, putative: protein MEKYAKEEIKTEKPLKNRFIKEVDIVNFSLKKKYCLLILFCLYITTCVGIFFNWISLSDFFYHGNVYIDQCNGISTKSNSRDGNNKSYSCEEQDKKVQALYPIIISSNFIMSAISGIFFDYFGPKITALIGHAFNIISWLLISFQKEANNNIIIIGAIFLGLSCDSSYIPILNLIYLFPKNHTTYTVILGCCASLSFSIPIVFDLLSKGKDPEYFQYICFLYCFIILIPFFFIIAIFLPFKHINPPHPLLEIEKSSNTLQELEGYLVSENKNNDISKNPNENVNMNKIYKTMQSDKSDNINNIDKDKNLENKISRHSSKNSDKLVGTPLTPLSELVIKKRSSTISLDDVISLREIKNEDSKTYYNNISLRMGNKIVGKLEKSGEDYENDYIDEKKNSNSNILEIKNIIIHIDNNKKWKKFKLNLKNLLTEIICVFFSLKYISICYYFTIYNLSLVNYNECAKLFFKDYTDIQFILKIFGPLSILSCASFGILINKFHIIIIIFFLLVSSLFMYIFAIIKIKLFAYFSSFCYLIVTGCYTTQLYCYIQIMFPKCHFGKITGTTSMISGLLSLLNIPIYNYFIVDLNKNNPDPFAYVVIAMLISTFPLLFLTYRRHINDEIQTLEG from the coding sequence atggagaaatatgcaaaagaagaaataaaaactgAAAAGCCGTTAAAAAATAGATTTATAAAGGAAGTAGATATAgtaaatttttctttaaaaaaaaaatattgcttgctaatattattttgcttatatataactaCATGTGttggaatattttttaactgGATTTCATTAtctgattttttttatcacggaaatgtatatatagatCAATGCAATGGAATAAGTACAAAATCAAATTCGAGAGATGGCAACAATAAATCATATAGTTGTGAAGAACAAGACAAAAAAGTTCAAGCATTATATCCTATTATTATAAGTTcgaattttattatgtcTGCTATATCtggtatattttttgattattttgGCCCCAAAATTACAGCATTAATTGGTCAtgcatttaatataatttcatGGCTATTAATAAGTTTTCAAAAGGAagcaaataataatataataataattggCGCTATATTTTTAGGTCTATCTTGTGATTCTTCATATATACCAATTCTtaatttgatttatttatttccaaAAAATCATACCACATATACAGTAATATTAGGTTGCTGTGCTTCATTAAGTTTTAGTATACCCATAgtttttgatttattatCTAAAGGAAAAGATCCAGAATATTTTCagtatatttgttttttatattgctttatcatattaataccttttttttttattatagcTATTTTCCTACCATTCAAGCATATAAATCCTCCTCATCCTCTACTCGAAATTGAAAAGAGTAGTAATACACTTCAAGAGTTAGAAGGATATTTAGTttcagaaaataaaaataatgacaTATCTAAAAATCCAAatgaaaatgtaaatatgaacaaaatatataaaaccaTGCAAAGTGATAAAAGTGATAACAtcaataatattgataaagataaaaatttagagaataaaataagtagACATAGTTCAAAAAATAGTGACAAATTGGTTGGAACACCTTTGACTCCTCTTAGTGAATTggttattaaaaaaagaagttCAACAATATCGCTAGATGATGTAATATCTTTAagggaaataaaaaatgaagatagtaaaacttattataataatatatcattgAGAATGGGCAATAAAATTGTAGGTAAATTGGAAAAATCAGGAGAGGATTACGAAAATGATTAtattgatgaaaaaaaaaatagtaattcAAATATACTAGAAATtaagaatataataattcatatagacaataataaaaaatggaaaaaatttaaattaaatttaaaaaatttattaactgaaataatatgtgtatttttttccctaaaatatattagtatatgttattattttactatatacaatttatcattagttaattataatgaatgtgcaaaattattttttaaggaTTATACAGATAtacaatttatattaaaaatatttggtCCTTTATCTATATTGTCTTGTGCATCTTTCggtattttaataaataagttccatataataattataatattttttttgttagtAAGTagtttatttatgtatatatttgcaataattaaaataaaattatttgcatattttagctcattttgttatttaatAGTTACAGGATGTTATACTACTCaattatattgttatatacaaattatgTTTCCTAAATGTCATTTTGGAAAAATCACAGGAACTACAAGTATGATTAGTGGGTTATTATCTTTGCTTAATATTcctatttataattattttattgtcgatttaaataaaaataacccTGATCCCTTTGCATATGTTGTTATAGCTATGTTAATATCAACCTTTCCCCTTCTATTCCTTACATATCGAAGACatataaatgatgaaatacAAACTCTCGAAGGATAA
- a CDS encoding apicomplexan amino acid transporter ApiAT8, putative, whose translation MNESNCTKIVNFLKGMRLKTNPNLPGAKQKTPLNIHRFYLLLIIIIYTATSACIYFDWTSIRNLLLNVGKYEHLNISKYADITLSPQYKKINNLYPMTLAIHFTMSVFCGFLYDHIGPKFTAIIGQGFNILSWIFLSIDTTKIDTTLIGFIFLGLGADTAFIPILTVSNLFPDISTFIMTVIGAAASLSYAVPATLNFVYKKYPHFPFYYICYGYIFIILIPCLLVATFLLPMKPFKGLDYYLENDQESDSKNKEQISYTDNDVEMQPSLIQNGNTNVSNNVNKNKATKNIIEGENFHKQSILLFFKVLLSYPSICIIVYFILFNISTVFYGMVTDIYFSYNKSIINIINILMPISFIPCIIFGRFINKYGAAIIIIIMNAFSALMHLTALIKHQAAGLISAFLYMCAASIYTSQIYCFLLNAFPSVVFGKLLGITSLFGGMFSLFCEKLYDNISNSSGNKNDPTTISILLAISFIIMFLPLSILYTRNYEKNIESVNSEKNQIQA comes from the coding sequence ATGAATGAATCAAATTGTACAAAAATTGTAAACTTCCTTAAAGGCATGCGCCTCAAAACCAATCCAAACTTACCCGGAgcaaaacaaaaaacacCATTGAATATTCATAGATTTTATTTactattaataataataatatatacagcAACATCtgcatgtatatattttgattgGACATCGATAAggaatttattattaaatgtaggaaaatatgaacatttaaatattagTAAATATGCTGATATAACATTATCACcacaatataaaaaaataaataatttatatccTATGACATTAGCTATACATTTTACAATGTCAGTTTTTTGTggatttttatatgatcaTATTGGCCCAAAATTTACAGCAATAATTGGACAAGGTTTTAATATACTTTCATGGATATTTTTGTCAATTGACACTACAAAAATAGATACAACGTTAATtggatttatatttttagggCTAGGAGCAGATACTGCATTCATACCAATACTTACAgtttcaaatttatttccaGATATTTCAACATTTATAATGACAGTAATTGGGGCTGCTGCATCTTTAAGTTATGCTGTACCGGCTacattaaattttgtttataaaaaatatccacatttcccattttattatatttgttatggatatatatttattatactaATCCCTTGTTTATTAGTTgcaacatttttattacctATGAAGCCATTTAAAGGTTTAGATTattatttagaaaatgatCAAGAATCagattcaaaaaataaagaacaAATTAGTTATACTGATAATGATGTAGAGATGCAACCATCTTTAATCCAAAATGGAAACACAAATGTTTCtaataatgtaaataaaaataaagctactaaaaatataatagagGGAGAAAATTTTCACAAACAAagtattttgttattttttaaagtattATTAAGTTATCCAagtatatgcataattgtatattttatattatttaatatttctaCTGTTTTTTACGGTATGGTTAcagatatatattttagttataataaatctataataaatattattaacattttaatgccaatatcatttatcccatgtattatatttggtcgatttataaacaaatatggCGCTgcaattattataattattatgaatGCATTTTCAGCTCTTATGCATTTAACAGCTTTAATTAAGCATCAAGCTGCTGGATTGATTTCtgcatttttatatatgtgcgCAGCTAGTATATATACTAGTCaaatttattgttttttattaaatgctTTCCCTTCAGTTGTTTTTGGAAAACTATTGGGTATAACAAGTTTATTTGGTGGAAtgttttctttattttgtgAAAAACTTTATGACAATATTTCAAATTCAagtggaaataaaaatgatccAACAACTATATCAATACTTTTAgctatttcttttattattatgtttttacCACTAAgcattttatatactagaaattatgaaaaaaatatagagtCTGTAAATtcagaaaaaaatcaaattcAAGCCTGA